The Porites lutea chromosome 4, jaPorLute2.1, whole genome shotgun sequence genome contains a region encoding:
- the LOC140933953 gene encoding uncharacterized protein — translation MAAEPPPAKLDYKSRRLVGQIVEYVKSQGIFDQFRRDCIEELEQKESYRQLTQRVESHVATFLSKQTWSDALPKNQVRDSLRKHINQSEVLDRGVKQLISQALESKSKAFQTRIEGVVQNYIYMQKHPQNQDNQNRKRKTGDDKEENKPSVPICDISQLIPVPSTTGSKNESHGVEKGKLGVQESSKSAATVKGIQQVKKSHLTQGKASSPGSPSCRKEQTEESSRTKEGKYRISRVKTESLSRDDHSHMLAKSEESAHKLKDDKPKISRVRPENFNPNESVSSPLAVVSDSLNFLEGKTNALTEAIQSLAPSQLCQTGEEGDVTGLLHVKSEKTNDSERSVLSSFEVKVQVKSEESGTTGIKTEVESSERAILHGQEKIVDGDENEGRVKVMDDEISRPEAGIQRSDYCAATPIVEETEDRRVPEKNTDAAIVDEKKRKALDGEDKLESSKKSTDLVDEMELTRENKLEDIKDLETESEITNINVLTSDVSKERTVDLPATRDVDESEEKLLSSEKAGATDMASVNEKSFQEQSISDERGLLSLQKDDIVRSEVGSNKVELESIEGDHDHAAHTSSSDEHSDVESDISEVSSVHTSDLSSFDDEISSSSMSSDEQKEEAGKTEANEEPKSEVQDKSNTQSQTENASDAAPMRRSTRISSRRSTKEGESEQSGGEGGKATKAESRRQRRHGEKRQRKTHSKTSKERSDYSTVKRRRGRPRKEEAHASSHSTNQRRRSRIRDPDDISSAAGRRGSGVEDRSKRSQRQIKRTRCYSPSSEGTREVFLPRKRSRDGNS, via the exons atggcggctgaacCACCACCAGCAAAACTTGATTACAAATCGCGACGTTTAGTGGGTCAGATTGTTGAATATGTAAAGTCACAAGGCATTTTCGACCAATTTAGACGTGACTGCATTGAAGAGCTTGAACAAAAG GAATCTTATCGGCAGTTGACACAGAGAGTAGAAAGTCATGTAGCAACATTCTTATCTAAGCAGACATGGTCAGATGCCCTTCCTAAAAACCAAGTCAGAGACAGCTTGCGAAAACACATTAATCA ATCAGAGGTCTTGGACAGAGGTGTAAAACAGCTTATTTCGCAAGCTCTTGAAAGTAAGTCCAAGGCTTTCCAGACTCGCATAGAAGGGGTGGTGCAGAACtacatttacatgcagaaaCACCCTCAGAACCAAGACAACCAAAATCGCAAACGTAAGACGGGGGATGACAAGGAAGAGAATAAGCCATCAGTGCCTATTTGCGACATCAGTCAGCTCATTCCTGTGCCATCTACAACAG GTTCAAAGAATGAAAGTCATGGAgtcgaaaaaggaaaattgggTGTTCAAGAAAGTTCTAAGAGTGCAGCAACTGTGAAAGGAATTCAGCAAGTGAAGAAATCCCACCTAACACAAGGAAAAGCAAGTAGTCCAGGAAGCCCTTCCTGTAGAAAGGAACAAACAGAAGAGAGTAGCAGAACTAAAGAAGGAAAATACAGAATATCAAGAGTAAAAACGGAAAGTTTGAGTCGGGATGATCACAGTCATATGCTTGCAAAATCTGAAGAAAGTGCGCACAAACTAAAAGATGACAAACCAAAGATATCTCGAGTGAGACCAGAAAATTTCAATCCAAACGAAAGTGTTTCTTCTCCTTTAGCAGTCGTCAGCGATAGTTTGAATTTCCTAGAAGGAAAGACCAACGCATTAACAGAGGCGATTCAAAGCTTGGCCCCAAGCCAGCTCTGCCAAACTGGTGAGGAAGGTGACGTCACTGGACTCCTGCATGTGAAGagtgaaaaaacaaatgacagtgaAAGGTCTGTCTTGTCTTCCTTCGAGGTTAAGGTGCAAGTGAAGTCCGAAGAAAGCGGGACAACTGGGATTAAAACTGAGGTTGAAAGCAGCGAGCGTGCTATTCTCCATGGCCAGGAAAAGATTGTTGATGGCGATGAAAATGAAGGTCGGGTAAAAGTGATGGATGATGAAATTTCCAGACCTGAAGCCGGAATTCAAAGAAGCGATTACTGTGCTGCGACCCCAATAGTTGAAGAAACTGAGGACCGAAGAGTTCCTGAGAAGAACACAGACGCAGCTATTGTGGATgagaagaaaaggaaagcaTTAGATGGAGAGGATAAGTTGGAAAGTTCAAAGAAATCGACTGATCTGGTCGATGAAATGGAGTTAACTAGggaaaacaaacttgaagacATAAAAGATCTGGAAACGGAAAGCGAGATCACAAACATAAATGTTTTAACTTCTGACGTGAGCAAAGAAAGGACTGTTGACCTGCCAGCTACCAGAGATGTTGACGAATCGGAGGAGAAGCTTTTGTCAAGCGAGAAAGCAGGAGCTACAGATATGGCTAGTGTAAATGAAAAATCATTCCAGGAGCAGTCAATTTCCGATGAAAGAGGTCTTTTGTCTTTGCAGAAAGACGACATAGTTAGAAGTGAAGTAGGTTCTAATAAGGTGGAGTTAGAATCCATTGAAGGAGACCATGACCACGCTGCTCACACTTCTTCATCCGATGAACATTCTGACGTAGAGTCAGACATTTCTGAAGTATCATCGGTACATACAAGCGATTTGTCATCATTTGACGATGAGATCAGTTCTTCGAGCATGTCTAGTGATGAGCAAAAAGAGGAAGCAGGCAAAACAGAAGCAAATGAGGAGCCAAAGAGCGAGGTTCAAGATAAATCCAATACGCAGTCGCAAACTGAGAATGCTTCTGACGCGGCACCTATGCGACGATCCACAAGGATCAGCTCGAGAAGAAGCACAAAGGAAGGTGAGAGTGAACAGTCAGGCGGAGAAGGTGGTAAAGCGACCAAGGCAGAGTCCCGTCGCCAACGAAGGCACGGTGAGAAAAGACAAAGGAAGACTCATTCTAAGACAAGCAAAGAGCGGAGTGATTATTCTACCGTGAAGCGTAGGAGAGGACGACCTCGTAAAGAAGAGGCGCACGCGTCAAGTCATTCGACGAATCAGAGAAGGCGTTCTAGAATACGTGATCCAGACGACATCAGCTCGGCAGCAGGAAGGAGGGGCTCAGGAGTCGAGGACAGAAGCAAGCGATCGCaaagacaaattaaaagaaCTCGTTGTTACTCTCCGAGTAGTGAGGGTACAAGAGAAGTATTTCTCCCTCGTAAACGGAGCCGCGATGGCAACAGTTAG
- the LOC140933954 gene encoding suppressor of fused homolog: MSAGYRGIPMPAPSVPTPRGLQAIYATLKQIYPDQPNPLQVTALVKYWLGGPDPLDFISMFNNPGSPMDGIPSHWHYVSSGLSDLHGDGRVHEVTRQDSPSGFGFELTFRLKKQAGETSPPSWPAELLQSLARYIFQTDNTLQSGDHVSWHLPLDQTPSTAGQYDCNPSHIQHMLMADDPQLPLITSPLGSVRFIQVVGICSEELQAAQHWNGPAVLDLLRSVPPAGGPWLITDLDRIESIFVINPNLQERVSSGIKKEGSNLSGVYAKCWWEENFINNSPGHHAGFPPGSSHDAMIVRDVAARFPVLPPINSGSALERRSACSSVLSEISRTRTLRGVHLRFGLEAAMLLPLAMRGRLNHGRHFTFHSSMSDMAITFLTPNVTGSITDNDHKFAACGTWLQVLITEDFLQRLDKDVDELTRPSEIRLPREYRWPRYGMVISVLPDE, translated from the exons ATGTCTGCCGGATATCGTGGAATTCCAATGCCTGCGCCAAGCGTTCCCACTCCTCGCGGACTGCAAGCGATTTATGCCACATTGAAACAAATTTATCCCGACCAACCTAATCCGCTACAAGTCACTGCATTAGTGAAATACTG GCTTGGAGGTCCTGACCCACTGGATTTCATCAGCATGTTTAATAACCCAGGGAGTCCTATGGACGGTATTCCATCTCACTGGCATTATGTTTCATCTGGATTATCAGACCTCCATGGTGATGGCCGTGTCCATGA GGTTACCAGGCAAGACAGTCCTAGTGGGTTTGGGTTTGAGCTCACATTTCGACTGAAAAAGCAAGCTGGAGAGACATCACCACCCAGCTGGCCAGCAGAATTACTGCAGTCTCTGGCCCGTTATATTTTCCAAACAG ATAACACATTACAGAGTGGTGACCATGTGTCATGGCACTTGCCATTAGACCAGACGCCTTCCACTGCTGGTCAGTATGACTGTAACCCATCTCACATACAGCACATGTTAATGGCAGATGACCCACAGTTGCCACTGATTACAAGTCCCTTGGGATCTGTGCGCTTCATACAG GTGGTTGGAATTTGCTCAGAAGAACTACAAGCAGCTCAGCATTGGAATGGCCCTGCAGTTTTGGATCTTCTGCGAAGTGTTCCCCC ggctGGTGGACCCTGGCTCATAACAGATCTGGATAGAATAGAAtcaatttttgttattaatcCCAACCTTCAG GAAAGAGTGTCAAGTGGAATCAAGAAAGAAGGTTCAAATCTTAGTGGTGTATATGCAAAGTGTTGGTGGGAAGAAAACTTTATCAACAACTCTCCAGGTCACCATGCTGGATTTCCTCCAGGTTCATCTCACGATGCCATGATAGTGAGAGATGTTGCTGCTCGCTTTCCTGTGCTACCACCAATAAATTCAGGTTCTGCATTAGAGAGAAGATCGGCTTGTAGCAGCGTTTTGAGTGAAATATCACGGACAAGGACACTTCGTGGAGTTCATCTTAGGTTTGGGTTGGAAGCAGCGATGCTTTTGCCACTTGCTATGAG gggCCGTCTTAATCATGGGCGACACTTCACATTTCACAGTTCCATGAGTGATATGGCCATCACATTTCTAACTCCCAATGTCACAGGTTCCATAACAGATAATGATCACAAGTTTGCTGCCTGTGGTACCTGGCTTCAG GTTTTGATTACAGAGGACTTCTTGCAAAGGCTTGATAAAGATGTGGATGAGTTAACAAGACCTAGTGAG ATCAGACTTCCAAGAGAGTATCGCTGGCCAAGATATGGAATGGTCATCTCTGTTCTTCCAGATGAGTGA
- the LOC140933955 gene encoding mitoferrin-2-like, with protein sequence MDESEYESLPTERVTVHLAAGALAGVMEHCVMYPVDCVKTRMQSLRPHPNAIYRNMHHAFKSMVTREGLLTPFRGINVVALGAGPAHALYFSTYEATKKFINGNQTTYNPLSHGIAGVCATVFHDGAMNPIEVVKQRMQVYGSPYRSVLHCVRTVVRDEGVRAFYRSYTTQLSMNIPFQTLHFTVYEFTRETMNPTRGYDPKTHVVAGATAGAVAAALTTPLDVAKTLLNTQERGAVAIVGKPEGHAVYVSGMLTAFRSIYRLRGFSGYFQGLRARVLYQMPSCAICWSVYEFFKHFLHFAETEAEYELSPV encoded by the exons ATGGATGAATCAGAATATGAAAGCCTTCCAACAGAAAGAGTGACCGTTCATCTTGCTGCGGGCGCGCTGGCAGGCGTAATGGAGCACTGTGTGATGTACCCTGTTGACTGCGTGAAG aCAAGAATGCAGAGTTTGCGTCCTCATCCAAATGCGATATACAGAAATATGCATCATGCATTCAAAAGTATGGTAACAAGAGAAGGTCTTTTAACTCCTTTCAGAGGAATTAATGTGGTAGCACTAGGAGCAGGACCAGCACATGCATTGTACTTTAGCACATATGAGGCAACTAAGAAGTTTATTAATGGCAATCAAACAACATATAACCCACTTTCACATG GTATTGCCGGTGTATGTGCAACGGTTTTCCATGATGGTGCTATGAATCCCATAGAAG TGGTCAAGCAGAGGATGCAAGTTTATGGAAGCCCTTATCGTAGCGTGCTTCACTGTGTTAGGACTGTTGTACGAGATGAAGGAGTAAGAGCCTTCTATCGCAGTTACACAACACAGCTCTCCATGAACATTCCCTTCCAGACTTTACATTTCACAGTGTATGAGTTTACACGAGAGACTATGAACCCAACTCGTGGATACGATCCAAAGACTCATGTAGTTGCTGGTGCAACAGCTGGTGCTGTGGCTGCGGCACTGACAACACCATTGGATGTAGCAAAGACATTACTGAATACACAGGAAAGAGGAGCAGTTGCCATAGTCGGCAAACCTGAAGGACATGCTGTTTATGTGAGTGGAATGTTAACAGCATTCCGCTCTATATACAGATTACGTGGTTTCTCTGGTTATTTCCAAGGACTTAGGGCCAGAGTTCTCTACCAGATGCCATCTTGTGCCATTTGCTGGTCAGTTTATGAATTCTTCAAACATTTCTTGCACTTTGCAGAGACTGAAGCTGAGTATGAACTGTCACCAGTATGA